One region of Scophthalmus maximus strain ysfricsl-2021 chromosome 15, ASM2237912v1, whole genome shotgun sequence genomic DNA includes:
- the LOC124849373 gene encoding histone H4 translates to MSGRGKGGKGLGKGGAKRHRKVLRDNIQGITKPAIRRLARRGGVKRISGLIYEETRGVLKVFLENVIRDAVTYTEHAKRKTVTAMDVVYALKRQGRTLYGFGG, encoded by the coding sequence ATGAGCGGACGCGGCAAGGGAGGAAAAGGACTCGGTAAAGGAGGCGCCAAGCGTCACCGTAAAGTTCTCCGTGATAACATCCAGGGCATCACCAAGCCCGCCATCCGCCGCCTGGCTCGCCGTGGCGGAGTGAAGCGCATCTCCGGTCTGATCTACGAGGAGACCCGCGGTGTGTTGAAGGTTTTCCTGGAGAACGTGATCCGTGACGCCGTCACCTACACCGAGCACGCCAAGAGGAAGACCGTGACCGCCATGGACGTGGTGTATGCTCTGAAGAGGCAGGGCCGCACTCTGTACGGCTTCGGAGGATAA